A single genomic interval of Mucilaginibacter robiniae harbors:
- a CDS encoding fatty acid desaturase, whose product MMNETIIPSGTSPVNRPRIKPSQAGVIVALLVIGGWLTSTILLMQWHVSFTNPLLYIFILVQMHLYTGLFITAHDAMHGTVSPNSTINTVVGYITTFLYAAFLYPKLYTQHHKHHSHVHTTDDPDYHHGNFIAWYFTFIRNYLSIWQVVFMAALFNVLKIWIPQPNLILFWVVPSLLSTLQLFYFGTYQPHKGEHDNQHQSRTQSKNHVWAFLSCYFFGYHYEHHASPGTPWWKLWKMK is encoded by the coding sequence ATGATGAACGAAACCATAATTCCATCTGGAACTAGCCCGGTAAATAGGCCACGTATAAAGCCTTCACAAGCAGGAGTAATAGTGGCTTTATTGGTTATTGGTGGTTGGCTTACCTCTACCATTTTACTCATGCAATGGCATGTTAGCTTTACTAATCCGCTATTGTATATTTTTATTCTGGTACAAATGCACCTATACACTGGTTTGTTCATAACCGCGCATGATGCCATGCATGGTACAGTGTCGCCCAACTCAACAATAAATACTGTGGTAGGTTATATCACTACCTTTTTGTATGCTGCTTTCCTATATCCTAAACTATATACACAGCACCACAAGCACCATAGCCATGTGCATACTACTGATGATCCCGACTATCATCATGGTAATTTTATAGCTTGGTACTTTACGTTTATTCGTAATTACCTTTCTATTTGGCAAGTAGTATTTATGGCGGCTTTATTTAATGTATTGAAGATTTGGATCCCCCAGCCTAATTTAATTTTGTTTTGGGTAGTACCGTCGTTACTAAGCACTTTACAACTATTCTACTTTGGTACCTATCAGCCGCATAAAGGTGAGCATGATAATCAACATCAATCGCGTACGCAAAGCAAAAACCATGTGTGGGCTTTCTTATCCTGCTACTTTTTTGGTTATCATTACGAACATCATGCCTCGCCGGGTACCCCATGGTGGAAGTTGTGGAAAATGAAATAA
- a CDS encoding IS1182 family transposase yields the protein MGGKIVFKEYDPDQLTFLPYKLEELVPTGHPVRIVKQVVDTVDVKPINRKYKGGGASSFHPRLMLKLLVYGYLTNTYSSRKLEEQAAQNVHFMWLLGMKKPDHNTINRFRSEKLSGVLKQIFSQIVLLLEQEGIVSLKEAVFTDGTKIESAANKYTFVWGKNIKANKDKMKAQLDELWGYAQSIAAEELKDTAPLEYSEINPEKVKETISKINAALDDKEDVDKKVKQKLNYAKKHWPESLARYDEQEKLLAGRNSMSKTDPDATFMRMKEDHMLNGQLKPAYNLQISTQEQFILNYTLHQTSTDYQTLSSHIEQYQALYKDLPKAIVADAGYGSDENYGVLARKGIEAYIKYNTFDKEQKDGIKAFSNDSLHYNEAENYLVCPIGQWMAHIGNGQRVTSSGFVQLISRYRAQNCEGCPMRGVCHTTQGNRVVEINHSLRQHKQAAKERLNTEQGINLRKRRPADVEPVFAQLKHNHGFRRFLLKGMSKAEVEIGLLSIAHNLRKWKT from the coding sequence ATGGGAGGCAAGATAGTCTTTAAGGAATATGATCCAGACCAGTTAACGTTTTTACCGTACAAACTGGAGGAACTGGTACCGACAGGTCATCCGGTCCGTATCGTTAAACAGGTCGTGGACACGGTAGATGTCAAACCGATCAACCGGAAGTACAAAGGCGGCGGGGCGTCAAGTTTCCATCCCCGGCTGATGCTGAAGCTGCTGGTTTACGGCTATCTGACCAATACTTATTCCTCACGCAAACTGGAAGAACAGGCGGCACAGAACGTACACTTCATGTGGCTTTTAGGGATGAAAAAGCCCGACCACAACACCATCAACCGTTTTCGCAGCGAGAAGTTGTCAGGCGTCTTAAAGCAGATCTTCTCACAAATCGTGTTGCTGCTCGAGCAGGAAGGTATCGTATCCTTGAAAGAAGCCGTTTTTACTGATGGTACCAAGATCGAATCAGCGGCGAACAAGTACACCTTCGTATGGGGCAAAAACATCAAGGCGAATAAAGATAAGATGAAAGCCCAGCTTGATGAACTGTGGGGTTATGCGCAAAGCATTGCCGCCGAAGAACTAAAAGATACAGCGCCCTTGGAATATAGTGAGATCAACCCGGAGAAAGTAAAGGAAACCATCTCAAAGATCAATGCAGCCTTAGATGATAAAGAAGACGTAGACAAAAAAGTAAAGCAAAAGCTGAACTACGCAAAGAAGCACTGGCCGGAGAGCCTGGCACGGTATGACGAGCAGGAAAAGTTATTAGCCGGCCGTAACAGCATGTCAAAGACCGACCCGGATGCCACCTTCATGCGGATGAAGGAAGACCATATGCTGAACGGACAACTTAAGCCGGCCTATAACCTGCAGATATCCACCCAGGAGCAATTCATCCTTAATTATACCCTGCATCAAACCTCAACCGATTACCAAACCTTGTCTTCCCATATTGAACAATACCAAGCCTTATATAAAGACCTGCCCAAAGCCATTGTTGCCGACGCCGGCTACGGATCGGATGAGAACTACGGTGTGTTAGCGCGAAAAGGCATTGAGGCTTACATCAAATACAATACGTTCGATAAGGAACAAAAGGACGGTATCAAAGCGTTCAGTAACGACAGCCTGCATTATAACGAAGCGGAGAATTACCTTGTTTGTCCGATAGGTCAATGGATGGCGCATATCGGTAACGGTCAGCGAGTCACTTCATCTGGTTTTGTACAACTGATCAGCCGTTACCGTGCCCAGAACTGTGAAGGTTGCCCGATGCGTGGTGTTTGCCATACTACACAGGGTAACCGGGTCGTTGAGATCAACCACAGCCTAAGACAACATAAACAGGCAGCCAAAGAACGGTTGAATACAGAACAGGGTATCAACCTCAGGAAACGAAGGCCGGCCGATGTGGAACCGGTATTCGCCCAATTAAAGCATAACCATGGCTTCAGACGATTCCTGCTGAAAGGGATGTCCAAGGCCGAGGTCGAAATCGGCTTATTATCCATCGCACATAACCTAAGAAAATGGAAAACCTGA
- a CDS encoding glycosyltransferase family 1 protein, protein MQLTPNSPKSINNSTSTTIADNTLPENIICFSHLRWDFVFQRPQHLLTRLSNTFNVYFIEEPIFDATDQEYYTFTKRDKNLWVMVPHLVGGLSHEENVATLKSMFGRYMDNKQLSNYIFWYYTPMALNFSNGYDPALIIYDCMDELSAFKFAPAELKGYEKELMDKADLVFTGGQSLYEAKKHQHNNIHAFPSSIDRKHFLKARSYNECPADQIDTDKLKLGFYGVLDERFDINLIKEIADARPDWQIILIGPVVKIDPASLPQNSNIHYLGAKNYQELPEYMATWDMALIPFMLNESTRFISPTKTPEYLAAGLPVISTPIRDVVNPYGTKNLVHIAATGAEFVAAIEKELQTTAKETWRKKVDTFLSTNSWDITCNNMLNLMKKAAYKNLYMPIAQ, encoded by the coding sequence ATGCAGCTAACCCCTAACTCTCCAAAATCTATTAATAATAGTACTTCAACCACCATTGCAGATAATACATTACCTGAAAACATTATTTGTTTTTCTCATTTACGTTGGGATTTTGTTTTTCAGCGCCCTCAACATTTGCTGACGCGCCTGTCAAATACCTTTAACGTATACTTTATTGAAGAGCCTATTTTTGATGCTACAGACCAGGAGTATTATACCTTTACCAAGCGTGATAAAAACCTGTGGGTAATGGTTCCGCATTTAGTGGGTGGTTTAAGTCATGAAGAAAACGTAGCTACTTTAAAATCAATGTTTGGCCGTTATATGGATAATAAACAGCTGAGCAATTATATTTTCTGGTACTACACTCCTATGGCTTTAAATTTCAGCAATGGTTATGATCCTGCTTTAATTATTTATGATTGCATGGATGAACTATCAGCATTTAAATTTGCCCCGGCTGAGTTGAAAGGTTACGAAAAAGAATTAATGGATAAAGCTGACCTAGTATTTACTGGCGGCCAATCATTATACGAAGCTAAAAAACATCAGCACAACAATATTCATGCTTTTCCGAGCAGCATTGACCGTAAGCACTTTTTAAAAGCACGCTCTTATAACGAATGCCCGGCTGATCAGATTGATACCGATAAACTTAAATTGGGTTTTTATGGTGTACTGGATGAGCGCTTTGATATTAATTTAATTAAAGAAATTGCTGATGCACGTCCAGATTGGCAAATCATCCTGATTGGCCCGGTAGTGAAAATTGACCCAGCAAGCTTACCTCAAAACAGCAATATTCATTACTTAGGTGCCAAAAATTATCAGGAACTGCCTGAATATATGGCTACTTGGGATATGGCCTTGATTCCATTTATGCTGAATGAATCAACCCGATTCATTAGCCCAACCAAAACACCGGAATATTTAGCAGCTGGCTTGCCTGTTATATCTACCCCAATACGGGATGTAGTAAACCCTTACGGTACCAAAAACCTGGTACACATAGCTGCTACCGGTGCAGAATTTGTTGCAGCCATTGAAAAAGAACTGCAAACTACAGCTAAAGAAACCTGGAGAAAGAAAGTAGATACTTTCTTATCAACTAACTCATGGGATATTACCTGTAACAACATGCTCAATCTCATGAAAAAAGCGGCATACAAGAATTTATATATGCCGATAGCTCAATAA
- a CDS encoding sulfurtransferase, producing the protein MLPLIEIIELQQLPEASKVIIDARGGPDSYERYLQGHLIGALFVDLDKDLAAKPDNPAYGGRHPLPEPQQFAALLGRLGITPQTHVVVYDDKAGANSAARFWWMMKAIGHEKVQVLNGGLQAAIDAQWPLTQDVPQPQATTAYPTPAEFAGTVTIDEAGKAAQSSDRMLIDVREEARYLGQTEPLDLIAGHIPGAVNIFYASNLDASGKYLSAEELRNKYEQAFGGKLPADVVVHCGSGVTACHTLLALEQAGLQGAKLYVGSWSEWSRRDLPIATNEV; encoded by the coding sequence ATGTTACCACTTATTGAAATTATCGAGTTGCAGCAATTACCCGAAGCCAGCAAGGTTATTATTGATGCTAGGGGAGGACCTGATAGTTATGAACGTTATTTGCAAGGTCATTTAATAGGTGCCCTATTTGTTGATCTGGATAAAGATTTGGCAGCTAAACCAGATAACCCTGCTTATGGTGGCCGGCATCCCTTACCTGAACCGCAGCAGTTTGCTGCTCTGTTAGGCCGTTTAGGTATTACGCCGCAAACGCATGTGGTCGTATATGATGACAAAGCAGGCGCTAATAGTGCAGCCCGCTTTTGGTGGATGATGAAAGCTATTGGCCATGAAAAAGTTCAGGTACTCAATGGCGGATTACAGGCGGCTATTGATGCACAATGGCCGTTAACCCAAGATGTGCCTCAACCCCAAGCTACCACTGCTTACCCAACGCCTGCTGAATTTGCCGGTACAGTTACTATTGATGAAGCTGGCAAAGCTGCACAAAGTTCTGATCGTATGCTGATTGATGTGCGTGAGGAGGCCCGCTATTTGGGGCAAACTGAACCTTTAGATTTGATTGCCGGACATATACCGGGAGCGGTAAACATATTTTATGCTTCTAACTTAGATGCCAGTGGTAAATATTTGTCGGCAGAAGAGCTGCGTAACAAGTATGAGCAGGCTTTTGGTGGTAAATTACCTGCTGATGTAGTAGTGCATTGTGGTTCGGGCGTAACCGCTTGCCACACCCTGCTGGCTTTAGAACAAGCCGGATTGCAAGGAGCTAAACTATATGTAGGGTCATGGAGCGAGTGGTCGCGCCGGGATTTGCCCATTGCTACTAACGAGGTGTAA
- a CDS encoding family 1 glycosylhydrolase codes for MNNNHSITPVEIWGGIECTYNRVGNDYFDQLQYAGHYDRESDLEQIAALGITKMRYPVLWEKHQPNEQTAVDWQPTASKLNQMKQQGIEPIAGLVHHGSGPAYINMASEDFAEGLGRYAALVAQQFPWINYYTPVNEPLTTARFCGLYGIWHPHLKDSYHFAKILLNECKGTVLAMQAIRKVNPDAKLVQTDDLGKTHSTPLLQYQAEFENHRRWLTFDLLCAKVEPDHPMWQYLTWIGITEQELQFFLDNPCPPDVIGINHYLTSERYLDEKIENYPPHTYGHNGQHHYADVEAVRVAHVYPAGPYELLKETCERYPGIPVAVTEVHLHCTREEQMRWLHEVWTAANRLQTEGYPVIAITAWAILGSHGWNKLLTQPNGTYEPGIFDVRTGQLRSTALGHMLQAYSEKQHFEHPVLKNNGWWKRVDRIIYRPEDHTSSADIIAHNSRPILILGKTTTLSKAYARVLSERGIIYEQLGRQELDITNLIAIEKTIIDKNPWAVINTTDFSKIDAAEGDRRNCFLVNTYGAQNLALLCKRYGVKLLTFSTDLVFNGSKNQPYTESDKQAPLNTYGESKTMAEKGILKSNSDALIIRTGAFFGPWDEQNFIQLTLRSLQRGQQFVTVSDVSISPTYLPDMIHVSLDLMLDDEKGIWHLTNRGEVTWANLAYAVAEHEGYSTGLIIPKSINHMGLKAKRPTYSALQSEKGIVMPMLHDAINRYFYERAC; via the coding sequence ATGAATAACAACCACTCAATAACCCCTGTTGAAATTTGGGGAGGCATAGAGTGTACCTATAACCGTGTAGGCAACGATTACTTTGATCAGTTGCAATATGCGGGGCATTATGATCGTGAAAGCGACTTAGAACAAATAGCCGCTCTCGGTATCACCAAAATGCGCTATCCTGTTTTATGGGAAAAACACCAACCTAACGAACAAACAGCAGTTGACTGGCAACCTACCGCATCTAAATTAAACCAAATGAAGCAGCAGGGCATTGAACCTATTGCTGGTTTAGTACATCATGGCAGCGGCCCGGCTTACATTAACATGGCCAGTGAAGATTTTGCTGAAGGTTTAGGCCGCTATGCTGCACTGGTTGCTCAACAGTTCCCGTGGATTAACTATTACACACCAGTTAACGAGCCGCTTACCACAGCACGTTTTTGTGGTTTATATGGTATATGGCACCCTCACTTAAAAGATAGCTATCATTTTGCTAAAATACTGCTCAATGAGTGTAAAGGCACCGTGCTAGCTATGCAGGCCATCCGCAAGGTAAACCCAGATGCTAAACTGGTGCAAACTGACGATTTGGGAAAAACTCACAGTACGCCATTGCTACAGTATCAGGCTGAATTTGAAAACCACCGGCGCTGGCTTACCTTTGATTTACTTTGTGCTAAAGTTGAACCAGACCATCCTATGTGGCAATATTTGACCTGGATTGGTATTACAGAGCAGGAACTACAGTTCTTTCTGGATAACCCTTGCCCACCCGATGTTATCGGCATCAACCATTACCTTACTTCTGAGCGTTATTTGGATGAAAAGATAGAAAACTACCCACCACATACTTACGGGCACAACGGTCAGCACCATTATGCTGACGTAGAGGCTGTGCGTGTAGCGCATGTTTACCCGGCAGGGCCTTATGAACTACTGAAAGAAACTTGTGAGCGTTACCCAGGCATACCTGTGGCAGTTACGGAAGTACACTTGCATTGTACCCGTGAGGAACAGATGCGCTGGCTACATGAAGTATGGACTGCGGCTAACCGTCTGCAAACCGAAGGCTACCCGGTAATTGCTATTACCGCCTGGGCTATATTAGGTTCACATGGTTGGAACAAACTACTTACCCAACCCAATGGCACTTATGAACCTGGCATATTTGATGTACGTACTGGTCAGCTACGTTCAACCGCTTTAGGACACATGCTGCAAGCTTACAGCGAAAAACAGCATTTTGAACATCCTGTACTGAAAAATAATGGCTGGTGGAAACGAGTTGACCGTATTATTTACCGGCCCGAAGATCATACATCCAGTGCCGATATTATAGCACACAATAGCAGACCTATTTTAATTTTGGGCAAAACCACTACGCTAAGTAAAGCCTATGCCCGTGTATTGAGCGAACGCGGCATTATTTATGAACAGCTTGGCCGCCAGGAACTGGACATTACCAACCTGATTGCTATTGAAAAAACAATTATTGATAAGAACCCCTGGGCCGTTATCAATACTACCGATTTCAGTAAAATAGATGCCGCTGAAGGTGACCGCCGCAACTGCTTTCTGGTAAATACTTATGGGGCACAAAATTTAGCTTTACTATGTAAAAGGTATGGTGTTAAACTACTTACCTTTTCAACCGACTTGGTATTTAACGGCAGCAAAAATCAGCCTTATACCGAAAGTGATAAGCAGGCACCTTTAAATACTTATGGTGAAAGCAAAACTATGGCTGAAAAAGGCATCTTAAAAAGTAATTCAGATGCATTAATTATCAGAACTGGCGCGTTTTTTGGTCCTTGGGACGAGCAAAACTTTATACAGCTTACTTTAAGATCATTACAGCGTGGACAGCAGTTCGTGACCGTTTCAGATGTATCGATATCACCAACTTATTTGCCGGATATGATTCATGTAAGTTTGGATTTGATGCTGGATGATGAGAAAGGCATATGGCACTTAACCAACAGAGGCGAAGTAACCTGGGCTAATTTGGCCTACGCCGTAGCTGAACATGAGGGTTATAGTACGGGATTAATTATTCCAAAATCTATAAACCACATGGGATTAAAAGCTAAACGTCCTACTTACAGTGCGCTGCAAAGTGAAAAAGGTATAGTAATGCCGATGCTGCATGATGCTATAAACCGCTATTTTTATGAAAGAGCTTGCTAA
- a CDS encoding acetyl-CoA carboxylase carboxyltransferase subunit alpha, whose protein sequence is MKITFDFEKPLADLQQQIDKIKQVEEKTKVDMSATLNELQQKFDDTKNQVYSNLTGWQKVQISRHPERPYTLQYIELMCDDFIELHGDRTFGDDKAIIGGWGSVNGQTAMFIGHQKGRNTKDRQYRNFGMANPEGYRKALRLMKMAEKFNKPIITLIDTPGAFPGLEAEERGQGEAIARNLMEMAVLKVPVICVIIGEGASGGAIGIGIGDKVYMLEHTWYSVISPESCSSILWRSWDYKERAAEVLKLTSSEMFKNKLIDGIIKEPLGGAHQDPIAMATTLKEQLIKDLSDFKERNIDEVVNERINKFCSMGVVVEEEPVTNEPVNE, encoded by the coding sequence ATGAAGATTACGTTTGATTTTGAAAAACCCCTGGCTGATTTGCAGCAGCAGATTGATAAAATAAAGCAGGTTGAGGAAAAGACCAAGGTGGACATGTCGGCTACGTTGAATGAATTGCAGCAAAAGTTTGACGATACTAAAAACCAGGTGTACTCGAACTTAACAGGCTGGCAAAAGGTGCAAATTTCCCGTCACCCGGAACGCCCTTATACTTTGCAGTATATCGAGTTAATGTGCGATGATTTTATTGAATTGCACGGCGATCGTACTTTCGGTGATGATAAAGCCATTATTGGTGGCTGGGGATCCGTAAACGGGCAAACCGCTATGTTTATCGGGCACCAGAAAGGGCGTAATACCAAAGATCGCCAGTATCGTAATTTCGGTATGGCTAACCCTGAAGGTTATCGTAAGGCATTGCGCCTGATGAAAATGGCAGAGAAATTTAACAAGCCTATTATTACCCTGATCGATACACCGGGAGCTTTTCCGGGCCTGGAAGCTGAAGAACGTGGCCAAGGTGAAGCTATTGCCCGTAACCTGATGGAAATGGCAGTACTGAAAGTACCTGTAATTTGCGTAATTATTGGCGAGGGTGCTTCAGGTGGTGCTATTGGTATTGGTATTGGCGATAAGGTGTACATGCTGGAGCATACCTGGTATTCTGTAATCTCGCCAGAATCCTGCTCATCGATATTATGGCGCAGCTGGGATTACAAAGAACGTGCTGCTGAAGTGCTAAAACTTACTTCATCAGAAATGTTCAAGAATAAGCTGATTGATGGCATTATCAAAGAACCACTAGGCGGTGCTCATCAAGACCCGATTGCGATGGCAACTACGTTGAAAGAACAGTTAATTAAAGATTTAAGTGACTTCAAAGAGCGTAATATTGATGAAGTGGTAAATGAACGTATAAATAAGTTCTGTTCGATGGGAGTAGTGGTTGAAGAAGAGCCTGTAACTAACGAACCTGTAAACGAATAA
- the hemH gene encoding ferrochelatase encodes MKGILLVNLGTPDSPQTADVRRYLDEFLMDERVIDINAVGRTFLVKGIIVPFRGPQSAKSYQKIWTPEGSPLLVYSVKSAKMLQERLGSDYQVELAMRYQNPSIQTALDKLKAAKVDSIQVISLFPQYASATTGSVHQKVMELVSIWQTIPEISFVNSFYDNDLMIEAFAQNGAKYNPASYDHILFSFHGLPERQLKKADETHSYCLQANDCCGSINETNKFCYSAQSHATARLIAAKLNIPKENYTICFQSRLGRDPWRKPYTSEVIADLAKKGAKKILVFCPAFVADCLETVYEIAEEYDIEFKHLGGEKVQLVESLNDSPLWVDALEQMVKTQLNKAAQL; translated from the coding sequence ATGAAAGGAATTTTATTAGTTAATTTGGGTACGCCCGATAGCCCGCAAACGGCAGATGTGCGTCGGTACCTGGATGAGTTTTTGATGGACGAACGGGTAATTGATATCAATGCTGTGGGCCGTACCTTCTTGGTAAAGGGTATTATTGTACCTTTCCGTGGTCCTCAGTCTGCCAAGTCATATCAAAAAATATGGACACCCGAGGGCTCGCCTTTGCTGGTTTATAGCGTGAAATCGGCTAAAATGTTGCAGGAACGCTTAGGCAGCGATTATCAGGTAGAATTAGCCATGCGTTACCAAAATCCGTCAATACAAACTGCTTTAGATAAGTTGAAAGCTGCTAAGGTAGATTCTATTCAGGTCATTTCCTTGTTTCCGCAGTATGCATCGGCTACTACAGGTTCGGTACACCAAAAGGTAATGGAGTTGGTGAGTATCTGGCAAACCATACCCGAAATTAGCTTTGTTAATTCTTTTTACGATAATGATTTGATGATTGAAGCTTTTGCGCAAAATGGTGCCAAATACAATCCAGCTTCTTACGATCATATTTTATTCAGCTTTCATGGTTTGCCCGAACGGCAATTGAAAAAAGCAGACGAAACACATAGCTACTGCTTGCAAGCTAACGATTGCTGCGGAAGCATTAATGAAACTAATAAGTTTTGTTACAGTGCACAAAGTCATGCCACTGCAAGGCTAATTGCTGCCAAGCTTAATATTCCGAAAGAAAACTATACCATTTGCTTCCAGTCTCGTTTAGGGCGTGACCCTTGGCGTAAACCTTATACCAGCGAAGTAATCGCCGATCTGGCTAAAAAAGGTGCTAAAAAAATATTAGTATTCTGCCCTGCCTTTGTGGCCGATTGCTTGGAAACGGTTTACGAAATAGCCGAAGAATACGATATTGAATTTAAGCACTTAGGTGGCGAAAAGGTACAACTGGTAGAAAGCCTGAACGATTCGCCACTATGGGTAGATGCTCTGGAACAAATGGTAAAAACGCAGCTTAACAAAGCGGCGCAGTTATAA
- a CDS encoding 4-hydroxy-3-methylbut-2-enyl diphosphate reductase — protein MGAYQLQVQIDQDSGFCFGVVYAIDMAEEILAEDGYLYCLGDIVHNDEEVERLKAQGLRIIDHLQLVNLHDEKVLIRAHGEAPETYRLALENNITLIDASCPVVLKLQNRIKTSYDNKENILIFGKHGHAEVIGLQGQTNGNAVVFQDIAELDQVDLPAQITLYSQTTKSTDKFYHIKDELIARGYEVKANDTICRQVSNRDKDLPEFARQFDKIVFVSGKKSSNGKVLFEVCRKHNPNTYFISAANELSPDMFSPGDTVGISGATSTPMWLMEEIKTELEKY, from the coding sequence ATGGGAGCATATCAGTTACAGGTTCAGATTGATCAGGATTCGGGGTTTTGCTTTGGGGTAGTCTATGCTATTGATATGGCCGAAGAAATTTTGGCCGAAGATGGTTACTTATACTGCCTGGGCGACATTGTGCATAACGATGAAGAAGTAGAGCGCCTAAAAGCGCAGGGTCTGCGCATTATTGATCACCTGCAGCTAGTTAATTTGCATGATGAAAAGGTGCTGATACGGGCACATGGCGAAGCACCAGAAACGTACCGTTTAGCCCTCGAAAATAACATTACGCTGATTGATGCCTCTTGCCCGGTAGTATTAAAATTACAGAACCGAATTAAAACCTCGTACGATAACAAAGAGAATATCCTGATTTTTGGTAAACATGGCCATGCGGAAGTAATAGGTTTACAGGGCCAAACCAACGGCAACGCTGTGGTGTTTCAGGATATTGCCGAGCTGGACCAGGTAGATCTGCCAGCGCAAATTACCCTGTACAGTCAAACTACCAAAAGCACCGATAAATTTTACCACATTAAAGACGAGCTGATAGCTCGCGGCTACGAGGTAAAAGCGAATGATACTATCTGCCGTCAAGTATCTAACCGAGATAAGGACTTGCCTGAGTTTGCCAGGCAATTTGATAAAATTGTGTTTGTATCGGGCAAAAAATCATCTAATGGCAAAGTGTTATTTGAGGTATGCCGCAAGCATAACCCTAACACCTACTTCATTTCAGCCGCTAATGAATTGAGTCCGGATATGTTTTCTCCTGGCGATACCGTGGGTATCAGTGGAGCAACATCAACTCCCATGTGGCTAATGGAAGAAATTAAAACAGAATTGGAAAAATACTGA